Within the Maribacter sp. BPC-D8 genome, the region AAAATAGGGCATACGTTCGCTACCTCGGGTATGCTGAATCTAGAGTTGGCAGTTTTAATGTTGCAAAACAATACGATGGTTTCTGTCCCTTTTTTAGAGAAGAAATCTAAAAATAGAAACCTTAAAAAAATACTTGTAAATGCAGTAGGTTTTGGTGGTAATGCAGTGAGTATTTTAGTAAGTAAAAACGAATAAAGTAAGTTAAAAGATAACAGATATAGCGGTGTGGTAATTTTTTTAAAACCTACCAATTATTTTTTCAATTTAAATTCCGTTATTTTTGAACCCTGGTAACAACCTAAGATTATATGAGCGAAGCAAGACACAATTGGTCAAAAGAAGAAATTTTAGAAATATATAATATGCCTTTAATGGAGCTACTTTATGAAGCTGCAACTGTGCATAGAAAAAATCATGACCCTAATACGGTACAAGTTTCTACCTTACTTTCTATTAAAACTGGTGGTTGTCCAGAAGATTGTGGCTATTGTCCGCAAGCTGCTCGTTACCACACCGACATTGAAGGGAATGACCTTATGGCTGTTTCTCAGGTTAAAGCTCAAGCGCTTAGAGCAAAAGCATCAGGTAGTTCTCGTGTATGTATGGGTGCTGCATGGCGAAATGTAAAAGATGGTCCTGAGTTTGATCAAGTTTTAGAAATGGTGCGTACCATTAACAAGCTTGACATGGAGGTTTGTTGTACTTTGGGTATGATTACCGAGAATCAGGCAAAACGTTTAGCAGAAGCAGGCTTATATGCTTACAATCACAATTTAGATACTTCAGAAGATTATTATAAAGATGTAATTTCTACTCGTGCCTTTGAGGATCGTTTAGATACTATAGAAAATGTTCGTAAAAGTAATGTTACTGTTTGTAGCGGTGGTATTATTGGTATGGGTGAAGAGTTAGAAGATAGAGCAGGTATGTTAGTTGCTTTGACTTCATTGAATCCGCAACCAGAATCAGTGCCGATTAACGCACTAGTTGCTGTAGAAGGTACGCCAATGGAAGACATTGAGCCGGTTTCTATTTGGGATATGATTCGTATGGTAGCAACTACCAGAATTGTAATGCCAGAAACGCAAGTACGTTTATCTGCAGGTAGAACTGAAATGAGTAGAGAAGGGCAGGCAATGTGTTTCTTTGCCGGTGCAAATTCTATTTTTGCAGGCGATAAATTGTTGACTACTCCGAATCCTGATGTAAATGAGGATATGGCGATGTTCAAGATGTTAGGTTTAAATCCGCAAAAACCATTTACGAAAGTATCACAGCCTAAAACGGTAGAAGCAGAAGATTCTCAACTAGACTCTTTAGGTGAAAAACCAAAATGGTCTAGACCAGGTCACTCTATTGAACGTAATGAAACTGCAAAGCAGAAGGCTAAAGTTATTGACTAAGGTCACATTAATACTTTTTTAAGAAATTGTTTTGGTATCGTTAATTACCTTTGGCTTCCCTAAAAAACCAAGTGTAATTGAAGTTAGCAGATATTCCGAGGGTAAAACATATTACTAAGGACAACTTTATTAACGACTACTTTAAGCCTCAAAAACCTGTTGTTTTAGAACAGGCAATTGAAGACTGGCCTGCTTATAACAAGTGGAATCTAGACTATATTAAAGAAGTAGCCGGAGATATTACTGTGCCTTTGTATGATGATAGACCGGTGCAGCATAAAGATGGTTTTAATGAACCACATGCCAAAATGAAAATGGCAGCGTATGTTGATTTATTAAAGAAGGAGCCGACCAAGTATAGAATTTTTCTTTGGAATATTTTAAAGGAAGTGCCTGCGTTACAGAAAGATTATAAGTTCCCAGACTTCGGATTAAGACTTTTAAAAGGAGTGCCAATGATGTTTTTCGGCGGACGAGACTCGTACACTTTCATGCATTACGATATCGATTTTGCTAATATTTTTCATTTTCATTTCAATGGAGAAAAGGAAGTAGTATTGTTTCCTCAGTCAGAAACCGAAAAGCTTTATAAAGTTCCGCATTCTCTAATTACACATGAGAGTATAGATTTCTCGAATCCGGATTATGATAAGTGGCCTGCTTTGAAAAAAGCAAACGGATTTAAAACGACCCTTTCTCATGGTGAAGTTTTATATATGCCAGAAGGTTATTGGCACTATATGAAATACAATACTCCTGGTTTCTCAATGAGTTTACGAGGGTTAGCGCGTAATCCTAAGAATTTAGCTAAAGCATCGTATAACATTGTAATAATGCGTTACTATGATGTGCTAATGCGCAAATTAAAAGGGCAAGATTGGATAGATTGGAAAAACAAAGAAGCCATATCTAGAACCAACAAAAATCAAAAAGTGTAAACTGAAAAGGGATGCCTATTATTTAATAAGCTCAAATGTTTTCTCATACACCAAATGACTTTCCCAACCACGGTATAAAAGATAATCTGCTAATTTTTTTCTTCGCTTTTGAATATTGGTTTCGGTAATCTGCCGTAATCTTTTGTGAGCTAAATCATCTAAAGCTGTCAGGTAAGCATCGGGCTCAATTTCTTTTAAGGCGGTGGTAATATTATATTTAGAGATGTTTCTAAATTTCAGTTCTCTTACAATTCTATTTTTGCCCCATTTTTTAATGTTGAATTTTCCACGGGCAAAACTTTTGGCAAAGCGTTCTTCATTTAAAAATCGGTCTTCGATTAGTTGGGCGATAATAGTATCTACTGCTAATGGTATCATACCCATTTCTTTCAATTTCGAAACCACTTCTTTGTGGCAGCGATCCTGGTAAGCACAGTAGCTTTCTATTTTTTTTGTGGCTTCTTGAACAGTGTAGCCTTTAGTTTTTTGATTCATGTAGTTCAAAAATAGTAAACCAATAGTATTTTTAAACGTTTATTACATGTGCTAATTTATAAAAAGTTATAGCCAAGCACTATAGAAAGCACTTTGTAATCAGACGAAATAGCCGCATAGTTACTGAGTAATGCTCTTCTAGGGTTATAGTTTAGTTTAATACTAGCATTTTTGTGAGCAAAACCTAATCCAAAATTAAAAGAAGTGCGAGGTGCGATTTCAAAATCGCTACTAGATTCAAAATCTATCTTAGAATCTAAAGCTGTGTCAATTTGAAATGCAGAATTTAAAAATATTTTAGAGTCGGGATTAAGAAAAAAGTAATGTCTGACTCCTATAGAAGTTTCAATTGATTTGTAATCTACTGAGACCTTTTGAAATTCTAATTGTTTTTGACCTTCAAATGTTTGATACATAGGTTGGATAAACAATGACCATTTGTTTTTGTTAAAAGGTAAAATAGCTTCAAGCTCGACACCAAATCTTATACTAGAGTTGTTTTCTAGCTCGAAATTAGTACTTGATTGAGGTGACTTAAAATTCATAGAGGCAGAATTTAAACCAGCGCGAATGCCTAAATTAAATACGTCTTTATTATCCCTTTTAGAAGTAGTGGGGATTACGTAATTAGGATTTTTACATTGATTGTATGAGGTAAAAAACGAAAGTAATTCAGATTTTTTATAATCAGTAGATTTTACATCGTTAAGAGATAAGTTTCCACATTTTAAGTCATCCCACAATTGTTTTTTATATTCAGTATTCTCTCCAATACGATTGTTTTCGGTGAGGTATTTTTTATAAATTAATTGTGTTGTAGAAGCATTGTTTAGGTTGTAAAAGAACCTTATTAGATTACTATCTTCATAATAAAATAAATTTGCATCACCATCAACTAACTGTTCAAGAAATAAGGTTTCTGGTGTGAATTCAGCTTCTTTTATTTTGCTTAATCTTTTCAGAATCGATTTAGACCTATCTATTTTAATCTCTTTTCTAATATACTTTTTTCCGTTTTCAATTGAGAATTCGGCTATGTTGTAGATTCCACCATCTTGTACTTCAGCATTTGAATCAATTTTATATTCAAATTTTGTTGGATTGTTTTTCCAGCCGTTGTTCTTAATAAAACAATTTATCTTTTCTCCAGAATTATCAATAATATAGCCTGGTTCAAAAGTAATTTGGGCAAAGGTGTTGAAACTCAAAAAACTCAATAGAAATATAGATAGATATTTTTTCATCTTCAATTGAAATGGTTAAGATTAGTTAATATGCCTCCTTCATTTTTGGAAACAAAAAAAGCGACTCCCTAAGGAAATCGCTTTTTTTATTAATATATTGTTTTGCCGTCTTTGTTTTTAAAACGGTACTCAAGATACGTATACGCATCACGCGGCTGAATTTTAATCCATCTTTTGTATTCTAAGAACCATTTTGTTCTCATTGATGGAAAACCTTTTGTTATATAGGCTGCTATAAACGGGTGTATATTTAGAGATATACTGTTGTCTTTTGCAGGTCCTTTAAGGAGTTTTTCAAGGTCCGATGTAATTTTATCTATTAAAACAATAGGTGCTTCCACCTCTTTCCCTGCATTGTTAGGGTCCTCTTCTGTTGTTTTAATATTCATTTCAGGTCGTACCCTTTGTCGGGTAATCTGAATTAAACCAAATTTACTAGGAGGTAGTATTTTGTGCTTGGCTCGATCATCTTTCATCTCATCTCTAAGATGTTCAAATAGCCTTTTTCTATGTTGTGGTTTTACCATATCGATAAAATCTACAACTATAATACCGCCCATATCACGAAGACGTAACTGTCTTGCAATCTCTGATGCGGATAAAAGATTTACCTCTAGGGCAGTGTCTTCTTGGTTTTTGGCTTTGTTGGATCTGTTACCACTGTTAACGTCTATTACATGAAGTGCTTCTGTATGCTCTATAATTAAATAGGCGCCTTTGCTCATTGCGGCAGTACGGCCAAAAGACGTTTTAATTTGTCTTTCAATACCAAATTTCTCAAAAATAGGTACGTTGTTGTTATTGTAGTGCTTAACGATGCTCTCTTTTTCAGGAGCAATTTCCGACACATAATCCTTAATTTCATTGTATAAGGTGTCGTCATCTACATGTATTCCAGTAAAACTATCATTGAATACATCTCTTAAAATAGAAGATGCTCTATTGAGTTCTACGAATACTTTTGATGGTGTTTGAGCACGTTGTAATTTTTTACACATTGCTGTCCATTTGTTCAGCAAGTTTTCTAGATCTTTGTCCAGTTCTGCAACTTTTTGTCCTTCTGCGACTGTTCTAATGATAACACCAAAACCTTTAGGTTTAATGCTTCTAACGAGTCTTTTTAACCTGTCTTTTTCTTCTTTGCTCGCTATCTTTTGAGATACAGATACACGGTCAGAAAAAGGAACCATTACCAAGTAACGTCCGGCAATTGATAGCTCAGAACTAATTCTTGGTCCTTTAGTAGATATAGGTTCTTTTACAATTTGAACCAATAATGATTGGTTCGCTTTTATGACATCGGTAATAACACCGTTTTTGTCAATATCGGTTTCGGTCGGGAAATTTCCTAAAGTGTAATCATTTAGTTTTCCTGTGCTCACTTGTTTAATGAACTTAAGCATGGAAGATAACTGCGGACCAAGGTCGTGGTAATGCAAGAATGCATCTTTCTCATAACCAACGTTTACAAACGCTGCGTTAAGTCCGGTAACCGGCTTTCTGATTTTGGCAAGAAAAATGTCGCCTACAGAAAAGTCGTTACTATTTTCTTCTTTATGCAGTTCAGTGAGTTTTCCGTCCTTTAACAAGGCAAAGTCAACAGATTGGGAACTAGATCTTACGATTAATTCTCTATTCACCTGAATATATTTTTAGTCGTTTCGCCTATTAAAATAGGGAACGAACTGATTAAACAATACCATAGACAAATACAAATGTACTTGCCGAAATCCGAATTATGGATCTCTATGTCAATGAACGTATTTTAAAAAGAAAAAGTAGTTATTAAAACTACTTTTTCTTGTGTCGGTTAGCTCTTCTACGCTTCTTGCGCTTGTGTGTAGCTACCTTATGTCTCTTTCTTTTCTTACCGCTTGGCATAAAGTTCTTTTTTTAAGATTAATTATTTTACGTGTACGTTGCTCTTAACTCCTTCTACAAAAACCTTTGCAGGCTTAAATGCTGGAATGTTGTGAGCGGGTATTTTAATAGTTGTGTTTTTGGAAATATTTCTACCGGTCTTTTCGGCTCTAGTTTTAATGATAAAACTACCAAAACCTCTTAGGTAAACATTATCACCACTTTCTAATGATGTTTTTACCTCTTCCATAAAAGACTCAACAGTTGCCTGTACATCTCCTTTTTCAATTCCCAGCTTATCTGAGATCTTCGATACAATTTCCGCTTTCGTCATCTTTCAATATTAGATTTTCTGTATGTTTTTTCGGGTTGCAAATATATAAATTAAATTCAATCTTTCTTTCTAATGGGTTAATTTTAAGTGTATAAACTGCTACTTTTATCACTTAGTATAGAATAGCATGTCATTTTCGAGTAAAATTTTAGATTGGTATCATGAAAATAAGCGCAGTTTACCATGGCGCGCAAGTACTGATCCATACAAAATTTGGCTATCAGAAATTATTCTTCAACAAACACGTGTAGCTCAGGGAACCCCGTATTACTTGAGTTTTGTAGAAAATTTCCCCACGGTTTATGATCTTGCCAATGCGAATGAAGAACAAGTTTTAAAACTTTGGCAAGGACTCGGGTATTATTCGCGAGCTAGAAATCTTCATGCAGCTGCAAAAATGGTGGTCGAGCAGTATGATGGTAAATTTCCTGATAATTATAAGAAACTTTTAACACTGAAAGGTGTCGGTGACTATACCGCAAGTGCCATTTCGTCTATTTGTTTCAATGAAGCGCAAGCCGTAGTAGACGGAAATGTGTATCGAGTACTCTCTAGATACTATGGTATAGATACTCCTATTAATAGTACAGAGGGTATCAAATATTTTAAAAGCTTGGCTCAAAAAGTCATGGATCCCGCTAATATTCGAGATTATAATCAAGGTATTATGGAGTTTGGAGCCATACAATGCTCCCCAAAAAAGCCATTATGTTTGCATTGTCCTTTAAATGATAGTTGCGTTGCTCTAGAAAAAGGCTTGGTAGATACTTTGCCAGTGAAGTTAAAGAAGACAAAAGTGCGTAATCGGTACTTCAATTTTCTTATACCTATATATAAGGATGCTAAAGGGAATCAATTTACAAGTATACATCAAAGAATCGGTAAAGGTATTTGGCAGAATCTATGGCAGTTTCCTTTATTAGAGTCAGATAATGTATTAGAAATAGACGATGTCACTATTAGGTATAAAGAAGTACTTGGTGATATGAAGTCTAACGAGATAATAGTATACAATGTAAATGCAATCGTTCATAAATTGTCGCATCAACATCTGCATACGAAGTTCTGGATAGTATATATAAATGATGATTTTGCAGATAAGATTCCCGTTGAAAAAATAAGTGATTTTCCGGTGCCAGTTTTAATCGCAGATTTTATCAAAGCATTTAAATTTTAGTACTTTTGATTTTTATATCTTTAAGTTATGAGCGGTACATTAAATAAGGTAATGTTGATAGGGCATTTAGGTGATGAAGTTAAAATGCATTATTTTGAAGGAGGCGGTAGTATTGGAAGATTTCCAATAGCTACAAATGAAACATATACCAATAAATCTACTGGTGAACGTGTTACAAATACAGATTGGCACAATGTGGTAGTTAGAAATAAAGCTGCTGAAATTTGTGAGAAATATTTAAGTAAAGGCGATAAGGTATATGTAGAGGGTAGATTGAAAAATCGTCAATGGCAAGGTGAAGATGGTAATACCAGATATTCAACTGAAGTACATGTACAAGAATTTACTTTTTTGACTACCAAGAAAGAAGGTATGCAAAATAATGGTGGTTCAGCGCCTGCTGCTCAGAAACCGGCAAGTATTGAAAATAAAGCACCGTCTAAAGCGTCTGCACCTGCACCTGCAAGTCCAGAAGAAGATGATGATTTACCATTCTAACAAAATTTAAATAGCAACTATTGGACCCAGACCCCTTACTGTTATTAATGACAACATTGGTTGTAAACGGTGTTTTTGCAATGAATATAGTTGTACTATGTGTACTGCTTGTTTGCTCTGCACTTATTTCTGGAGCAGAAGTAGCTATGTTTGGACTTTCATCAACCGAAGTTAAAGAGCTGCAAGACGAAAAATCGGCCCAAAGTTCAATTCTAATTAAGCTTCTAGAGCGTCCAAAAAAATTATTGGCCACCATTTTAATAGCAAATAATGCTATTAACATTGGCGTGGTGCTATTGTTTAGTATAATAGGAGATACTCTTTTTGAAAATGTAAATCAAGTATGGTTCGGTGTTGTATCGGTACGTTTTCTTTTAGAAGTCGTGGTTGCAACGTTTCTTATTTTAATGTTCGGTGAAATTCTACCAAAAGTATATGCCAACAGAAATAGAATGAGCTTTGCGCATTTAATGGCTTATCCGTTAAGGGTGTTAGATTTTATTTTTTCACCATTGAGTTTGCCAATGCGTTCTGGCACATTGTTTTTGTATAACAAGCTTGGTAAGCAGAAATCAAGTTTAAGTGTTGATCAGTTGTCGCAAGCATTAGATTTAACTTCTCATGGCGATACTACTAAAGAGGAGAAAAAGATTTTAGAAGGTATTGTAACCTTTGGTAATACAGATACCAAACAGGTAATGAGACCTCGAATAGATATTTTTGCTCTTAATGAGCAAATGAAGTTTCTTGAAGTTTTAGGGGAAATAAAGAAGAACGGGTATTCTAGAATTCCGGTTTTTGGTGAGAACATCGATACGGTAAAAGGAGTCTTGTATGTAAAAGATTTGTTGCCTTATCTAGATCGAAAAACCTTTAATTGGATAACCTTAATCAGGGAGCCTTACTTTGTGCCTGAGAATAAAAAATTAGATGATTTATTGGGTGAATTTCAAGAGAAGAAAAATCACTTAGCTATAGTTGTAGATGAATATGGTGGAACTTCTGGTTTGGTGTCTTTAGAAGATATTATCGAAGAAATAGTAGGTGATATTAGTGATGAGTTTGATGATGAAGATTTGATTTTTTCGAAATTAGATGATTTCAATTATGTTTTTGAAGGAAAAACGCCTCTTAAAGATTTTTATAGAGTCATTAAATTAGAGGATAGTGAAATCTTTGAAGAGAATAAAGGGGAATCAGAAACCTTGGCTGGTTTTGTTTTGGAAAAGGCAGGAAGCTTCCCGAAAAGAGGAGAAAAAATACAATTTGATTCCTATACTTTTGTAGTTGAGGGTATGGACAAGAAAAGATTAAAACAAATAAAAGTAACCTTGCCACATGAAGAGTAAGTCGTTCGTTGGATTTTTAGTAGTATTTCTTTTAATGGTTAGTTGTAATGATGAACCTACGCTTCCTAAGCCTAAGGCTAAAATGCGATTGGAATATCCTCAGGGTAAATTGGCAGATTTAGAAACCGAGAACTTTAGTTTTAAGTACAATCAATTAGCAAATGCAGAGTTGAATGGCGATAAGGCATACACTATCTCATATCCAGAAATGAATGGTGCTATTTTTCTAAGCTATAAAAAGATTGATGGTAATTTGGCTCAACTGATTAACGATTCTAAGAGACTTAGTTATGAGCATGCTGCTAAGGCAGACAACATAGTTGAGCAGCCGTATGTAAATCCTAATAATAAAATATATGGTGCTTTATTTGAGGTGCAAGGTAATGCCGCTTCACAATCTCAATTTTATGTAACCGATAGTACTAAACACTTTTTAACCGGTTCTGTATATTTTTATACAAAACCGAATTATGATTCTATTCTGCCTGCAGCGTCATATCTTCAGAATGACATTAGGGGAATTATAGAAACACTTCGTTGGAAAAAATAAAGCCGTATGATGACAAAAAAAGACCTTTTAGATTGTCATAAACGAATAGCCCCTTATATTCATAATACATCCGTTTTAAAATCAAGATTGATTGATAAAGAAATCAATGCTCAGGTTTTTTTCAAATGCGAGAATTTTCAAAGGGCAGGAGCGTATAAAATGCGCGGTGCTACCAATGCTATTTTACAATTATCAGAAGAACTAAAGAAAAACGGAGTAGTAACGCATTCGTCGGGTAATTTTGCCCAAGCTTTATCATTAGCAGCACAGAGTGTTGGTGTTACCGCACATATCGTAATGCCAAATACCGCCCCAGAAGTTAAAAAAGTTGGAGTAAGGGAGTATGGCGGTAAAATTTATGAGTGTGAGCCAACCGTTAAAGCAAGACAGGCGTATGCTGATGAGATAGGATTAAAAACGGGAGCTACTTTCGTCCATCCATCCAACGATATTAATGTTATTTTAGGGCAAGGTACTGCAGCTCTAGAATTGCTTCAAAAACAACCCGATTTAGATTTTATATTTTGCCCAGTAGGCGGCGGCGGACTTATTGCCGGTTCTGCGTTGGCGGCTACATATTTCGGTAACAATTGTAAAGTTTATGGTGCAGAGCCGTATGAGGCGGATGACGCATACCGTTCTTTGCAAAGTGGTAAAATAGAAAGTAACGAAACAACAAATACCATTGCCGACGGATTAAAAACAATGTTGGGTGATAAGAATTTCCCTATTATAAAAGAACTGGTAAGCGGTATTGTTAGAATTACCGAAGATGAGATAGTCGTTGCTATGAAACTAGTGTGGGAGCGTATGAAAATTATTATAGAACCTTCTAGTGCGGTAACTGTGGCTGCAGTTTTGAAACAATCAAAAGAGCAGCCAGAAGTTTTTCAGAATAAAAAAATGGGTATTATAATATCTGGTGGTAATGTAGATTTATCTAATTTACCATTTTAGAATACGTTGTTTTATTGCTTGCTTAGAATCTCTTCAGCACGCTCAATACTAGAATTAATGTTCTCTTTTACTTGTTGAACTTTTTCTTCTTCTTCTTTTAGCCATGCTTTCTTTTCGTCAGAAAGTTCTTTGCCGTCCATTATTTCTTCTGAATCGAAACGATCACCAAAACCTTGCATCCAATCCATCATAGATCTATTGGCTTCTTGAAGATCTTTCATTGCTTTTGCTTCAACGGACTCTGCTCCTAAAGAATCTGCCATTGGTTTCAATTGACCAACTAACTTTCCTAAAGTCCCCATTTTTGGCATGACCTCATCATGAATGCTCATTACGTGCTCCATTTTTGAAGGCTCTTCAGTTTTCTTGGTTTCTTTGCAAGAAGTGAATGTTACTAATGCAGCTACGAATAGTGTGTAAAGTATATTTTTCATTTTAGTTTTCTTGAGGAATAATTGAAGTTATAGTGTATGTATAATCTTTTACTTTGGTGTTGGTAATTACAGCTTTAATATCTTCGATAGTCATAATTGAAGGGTCAAAAGTTATAAGTCCGTTTTTATTTTCAAAACTAATTTCTGAAGAAACTACACCCTCGGTTTCCATTAAGTTAGAAGAAATTTTATCGGCACAACCTTCTTGGCAAGCCATGCCTTCTATATTGATCAAAACCGTATTAGAAATACTGTTTACAATTTCATCAGGTAAAGAGGCGTCTTCTTGCGCGAAAGAAACATTGGTTGCTAGTGTGAATATGGTCACAAATAGAAATAATACTTTGAATTTCATAACACTGTATTGATGGTTACGTTGTTAGTGTAAACCTTATTATAATGTAAAGATACCAAATATGTAAAATGCTTTATCTAATCATTAGTAAAAATTAGTCTGTAACTAGTTGTATTTTTTAGAAAAAACCCCACTTTTGTTGTAAACTAAAAGAATTGAAGAATATAGATCAAAAGTGGATTTACCTAGTTGTTCTGGCACTTATATGGGGTTCTTCTTTTATACTAATTAAAAGATCCTTAGTTGGGTATACAGCATTACAAGTTGGTGGGTTAAGAATCGTATTTGCATCTATATTATTGTTTGTTCTTGGTTTTAAATCTTTAAAGACACTTTCAAAGACCGATTGGAAATGGGTGGCTATCGCAGGTTTGTGTAGTTCGTTCTTTCCTCCTTTTTTCTTTGCCTTGGCACAAATGGAAATTAGTAGTGGTATAACCTCTATTTTAAACTCTGTAGCACCATTATTTACCACGTTGGTGGGTATAGCGCTTTTCGGACTTTCACTTAAAGGAAGGCAGGTGTTGGGGGTTTTGATAGGTCTTTTTGGTACTATAGTGCTTATTGCTGCGGGTATGGAGAATAATGTAAATCAGAATTATTGGTATTCTTTGTTCATAATTATTGCTGCATTGGGTTATGCTTTTAATATCAACATCATTAAGAAGTATTTGTCTCATTTAACGCCAT harbors:
- a CDS encoding pyridoxal-phosphate dependent enzyme, coding for MTKKDLLDCHKRIAPYIHNTSVLKSRLIDKEINAQVFFKCENFQRAGAYKMRGATNAILQLSEELKKNGVVTHSSGNFAQALSLAAQSVGVTAHIVMPNTAPEVKKVGVREYGGKIYECEPTVKARQAYADEIGLKTGATFVHPSNDINVILGQGTAALELLQKQPDLDFIFCPVGGGGLIAGSALAATYFGNNCKVYGAEPYEADDAYRSLQSGKIESNETTNTIADGLKTMLGDKNFPIIKELVSGIVRITEDEIVVAMKLVWERMKIIIEPSSAVTVAAVLKQSKEQPEVFQNKKMGIIISGGNVDLSNLPF
- a CDS encoding DMT family transporter, encoding MKNIDQKWIYLVVLALIWGSSFILIKRSLVGYTALQVGGLRIVFASILLFVLGFKSLKTLSKTDWKWVAIAGLCSSFFPPFFFALAQMEISSGITSILNSVAPLFTTLVGIALFGLSLKGRQVLGVLIGLFGTIVLIAAGMENNVNQNYWYSLFIIIAALGYAFNINIIKKYLSHLTPLAVTTASFGVAFLPALIILMYTGVFQQFAGDSAMHEALWYILALAFLGTALANILFNKLIKLSSPVFAASVTYLIPLVAVLWGFLDGENISILQLLGGLIILFGVWLVNRKKVIVLGK
- a CDS encoding heavy-metal-associated domain-containing protein; this encodes MKFKVLFLFVTIFTLATNVSFAQEDASLPDEIVNSISNTVLINIEGMACQEGCADKISSNLMETEGVVSSEISFENKNGLITFDPSIMTIEDIKAVITNTKVKDYTYTITSIIPQEN